Within the Dermacentor silvarum isolate Dsil-2018 chromosome 8, BIME_Dsil_1.4, whole genome shotgun sequence genome, the region agtggGAAAGTCGTAGGCAAGGAAAGTTTAGCTTTAAAACGCCTATTGCAAGTTCTATAGACACTACGCGGTAGGATCGACGCCGGCCACGAAAGTGCCAACAATTGCGTGTGACGACTGGTCCCGCCAGGCGACCTGGCATTCTACGACGAATCCGGCCGCGTGCACATCGTGGAGCGCCTCAAGGAGATGATCAAGTGCATGGACAACCAGGTGGCGCCCGCCGAGCTGGAAGAGCTGATCTTGTCCAGCTGTCCGGCGGTGGCCGACGTGGCCGTCGTGGGGCTTCCCCATCCCGACTACGGAGAGGCGCCCACGGCGTTCGTCACTCTCAAACCAGGACAAGACATCTCCGAGAAGGACATCAAGACGGTCGTGGCCGGTACGTGTTGGTCGCTCACGCGATCCTCACTGCGGATAGTTGATGTGTGCATTCATTGCTATCGCGCTGTGGGCGGCAGCCACTAAAGGTGTGCGAATACCTTCTGGAAGGTATGCGAGCAccacgctggaaccttcgacggaGCCATGTATAAATACGTCGGGACCTGTTTTCCGCAATCGACGCACGTCTTTGCCGCTGCGCCGACTGGGTTCACCCGAGTCGAGTTTCGTGAGTGGACGTTGCGCCCCGGTCGTTCTTCGCCGTCGCGTGACTGCATTCGTGGAGCAGTACGGGATTCCCAGCTATGTCGTTCAGTCCAGGAATGGTAAAGGTAGTATGGTGGCAGCATTTACTGAAAGAAAGGGAAAAGAATCATGTGCAATTTTTCAGAATCACAGCCCAATTTCTTGCGAAGTTGTCTGTTGGGACGGTTTATAAACAATTTCACTTGTCTCTGATAAAACCACACATTTTCAAACGTTACCCGCATATGCCATCAGCCAGAAGGTTCTTGTCCATTTTCGAAAATTTGATTTTGGCGACTTTGTTTCTTCCAGGACCGCGGGCCAACTTCCTGTGCCATAAATTAACCATGCATTTTAACACAGcatcgttaagggccccgtgtcgcagaaaatctggcatcGGCGTCGCTGCCGCCGTgtatgtcggcgtccgtggcatagaaaatcatcccgaaccacccggaccgtgcaggccctccgcgtggcgtaaggtgttagtgcaggagaaaatcatcccgaaccaccccgaccacgcagggtGTGCAGGGTGTgcgcgaacaaaaattgaatttctcacagggaaatccgtcagaaaactggtaaagtacgacttaaccacaacctacagacaaggtggcgtcggactgttatttcaatgtacgagaaaacataattgtgttacgagaaaactcaaacacaaaccccttttgccagcatttctaccataccaactgGGGCGCGCTCGGGTAAGCTACTTGCGAAaatattatccagatggcgctcgcatattcggcaggtcaaattgggacttcgcctgcctaatgcgttttggacacacgcgcgcgcgtcggtgcaatagccaacaattaataaaataattttaaaaagtcctagggcctccacattttaatataaaacgacttatattgtccctggaagaacatcttcccagcaatgcatttctgttcaaaagtgatgccgactttaaggggatcggtgtaagcttggtgtttgtaagctggctttcccacgttctgtgtagcattgaagcctactgaaagaacaatgcgatgcgaacgggtcccgataacgctatcgcgttccactcttaaaggcgaagcttaaacgtcctccatttttttttaaattttggcgaCACATCCCCCGTACGTAGGGTCCTTCATTCTCGGGTTTTATCATGCTTCAAATCCAAGGTTTAACAATTTAGCATTATTTTTAAAGCGGAAAACAGAGAACAAATTGGGTCTTTTGTTGTCTGGGAGCCGAATGATCGAGATTTTTCTGTTTACTTTCGCAAATGGTTAACACAAGCAATGGTCCCTTTTTGAACACATGTTtttctttaataataataatctttattaaaCAAGCGAAATATTCTGAAAGAAAAAGTAAATGGCGTCAGAAAAtgcataaagtacgacttacacaaaatagcttcggattgttaatcgaatataccagaaaaaaatCTGTTATGCGGGAAATGAAAGACAACGACCTTTTTCAGCCGCCGTTTGTGGTATGTCTCAGTGGCCGCGGCCTCCAGGGGGTGGTACCGTTAGCCCATCATAGATCTTCATTCTTGTAGGCCTAGCcaaagtgcgttattgaactaatggAATTTCTCCAAGTAAAATGCGTAGGAAaattcataaagtacgacttgcacacaaccGATGGCAGCATCGGACTGTAATTCaaatatgcgagaaaacataattccgttacgcgaaactcaaacacaaacccctcttCGAGCTGCCGTTtattggatgagcacgccacgaaaaatcccgtCCAACCAGAGCTTCAATGTGAAATACAGATGGCGATTGTTGTTGTGGGACTAGCTAAGGGTGCAAACTTCTGTAAGAGTGTAGAAAAAAGTGCCTCCCTAGCGTGACGTGCATGAGTCTGTGCGCAGAAAACCTGGCCACGTACAAGCAGCTGCTGGGAGGCGTCTACTTCCCTGCCTCGCTGCCGCGCACGGAGAGCGGCAAGCTGTTGCGCTCTGTGCTGCGCACGGACCCAAATTACAGGTTAGTGCACTGCTCGGCACCCGCTTACCCGATCTCTGCTCAAACTGTAGACATACCAGACACAATACTTCACAGTCATTTGGTCTTGCGTACAACGGTAATGTTTCTTAGGGAAATGTACTTTTGAAGATCCGGAATTTTCTTTAAAATGGCGTCACTGTGAACAGTCGAGGGCGTCTGTCCTTACGTGTGTTCGTAAACGACAGCTACTAAAGCGGCCGTGTCTCTAAGGCAGCACCAAGTGACGCTACATTATGTAAAACAGCCCAGTATAAGCAGCTGTTACCACAAAAGTGTTTTATCGTGTTACCTTTCAGCGTAGTCATTTTACAATGTCTTAGCAAGTTATCACCACTTTTTCGTATCATTTATTTTCCTGTCATTTTATCGGGGGCCgctcccggagatagtgcagctTAATGATATGGGCTTATGTGTAAATTATTCCTCGCCGTAatgttccatatatatatatatatatatatatatatatatatatattgtaccggagcacgtcggcaccagctctgtgccagccagtgtgtggaagaagacgttgacgatcgtgtggatcgcgctaggtcggttttcaacgatccggcttgttaaaccgctttgtcaagtctacctgcaaaatactcttgttgcatttggtggaagtgctgggtcgtccccttcagcgtcctggaactccgcagccgtacgctaccatctgccttcacaatgaccgaggacgccggaccctcgcgagcttctcccgctcccacacctgtcgtgtgctctggggtgcttcatctgcgtgatcctccagtcttcagtggcactgacgatcacgacgtggaagactggctggccgagtatgaacgtgttagtgcacacaacaagtAGGATGACCACGACAAGTTGACTCAtgccatcttttatcttaccggcgtggcccatctgtggttcaagaaccacgaggctgattttaccacctggtcagctttcaaagagaccctcgtttcgtttttcggtcggccagcggtgcgcaagcttcgcgctgaacacagcctccgcggacgatctcaacaaattggtgagaccttcacaagctacattgaggatgtcatcggcctctgaaggcgagtgaatgcgtccatgtcggaacctgaccgaatcaaacacatcatgaaaggcatcgacgatgacgcttttcatatgctcgtggccaaaaactcacagagcgttactgaagtcattgaactttgccaaagttttgacgagcggcgtaaacagcgcatctccacacgtcgccctggaatgcaaacggctgacctttcagctttggctcccagcagcgctggttttgattacacctcgttgccgcctcaaattcagcaatacgtacgtgaggaagttgcacgtcagctctctcttgtggcatcggtcactgagcctctccccccactggaccagtcgcttcgtcgggttatccagacgcaagttgctgaggccctcccgtcccccgcttcgccgccgcaCGTTACGGTGCCGCCGCAAGTAACGGCGCCgctaacttatgctgaggcccttacacgatctcatgcccaaccgacgccagtcccatccagcccagccaccaacttctatactccgccaagtccggtacggccggtttacgtaccgttctcgcatccgagaccacctctaaacccctggcgcacaccggacaaccggccagtgtgctacgcttgcggtattccgggacatgttgcgcgcttctgtcgccgccgcggactctatttgcgcgatggcgctcccaaccttagccatgtccctcagcaaagctacacaccgtcttacatcgacgccacggactcgtattcacgtcgccccgccttcagttcacgccgatgtccttctccccgccgccgctccctttcccccatgcttcgccgttccaaccatgaccaggaggaaaactaacagctgcagttcctgaggcaagaactgcgccgtcgtcgaaatttgcaaggcctcttctttcgccgcctaacgagattgtagtgtttatagacggtgtcgcgacgaacgctcttgtcgacacaggagcagctgtttgtgtgattactGAGATTCTCTACCGccaactgaacaaagtgacgactccgctttttgatatttcgctacgcacagcgagctcgcagcgcgtcaagccttcggccacctgcaccgctcgtgttttaattcaagatgcgctctacattgtcgaatttgtcgtcctttctcatgcatcccacgccgttatcctcggctgggacttcctttccgtgcatcatgcagtggtcgactgcgcacgtgcacaactcgccttgtctccgttctgtaccgcaaccgacgatgaccctcgcccgtctgctaaagtggttgtcgctgctgacgtcatcatccctgccttctctgtcgccttagtgtccgtcacctgtgacgctgtccccaattcaactgcactttttgtaccgtctgaggaatgtgcgcgtcgccggaacgttgtcctaccgttcacagtcgtctcacttgatgatgattccagtgcagtttatgcgtgtaatccgtttccctgcccttcaactctattacatggcgaatctgttgggcgtctcgacacttttgatgccatctttccgtttgatgcgccttgcgatacgacaccactgcctatcgatgccgtcacttctgccgccactcccgcctcaccagaccacgacgtcttgctgcgcagcgtcgataacgcgctcccgcaagctcagcgcaatcagctcgttcaactccttgaccgttttcggacctctttcgacctcggccaaccttgtttTGGGCACACGTCAGctgttgttcaccgtattgacaccggtcaccatgctccactgcgtcagcgtccctaccaAGTGTCGCAATCCGAATGCAGCGTCAacagtgaacaagtcgatgacatgctgcaacgcggcgtgatccagcagtcacacagtccttgggcttctccggtcatactggtgcggaaaaaggacggctcaatctgattttgcgtggattaccgccgactaaacaagatcacacgtaaggatgtttatcctctaccacaaatagacgatgctctcgattgtctacaaggtgccgaatttttttcttccctggatcttcgctctagatactggcaagtgccgatggctgcagcggaccgtccaaaaatggcttttgtgacccctgacgggttatacgaatttaatgtgatgcccttcggcctgtgtaacgcgcctgcgactttcgagaggatgatggattctatcctccggggacttaagtggcgtacctgtctttgctacttagacggcatagttgtcttttctcccaatttttcatctcatctcgatcgcctcgagcaagttcttgatgtctcacggccgctggtttgcaattaaacttgaagaaatgccattttggtgccagacagcttacgattctaggccacgtcgtttcacaagagggaatcctaccagaccccgccaaactgcgagccgttgccgagtttcccaagccagccactcttaaagagctccgtagcttcatcggcttgtgctcttattttcggcgtttcatccgtaatttcgcctctattatcgcccccttgactcagctacttgccagcagcgctgacctctcggcatggaatcccgattgcgacgagtcatttacgacgctccgccggctccttacgtcccctccagtactgcgccacttcgatcccaatgcgcttactgaaattcacacggacgctagcggtgtcggtcttggtgccatcctcgcccaacgcaaagacggctatgacgagtatgtcgttgcatatgccagccgtaccctaacaaaggcagagtcgaactattctgtaacggaaaaggaatgtttggcaattatttgggcaatcagcaaattccgtacttacctttacggatgccaatttgacgttgtgactgaccaccatgccttatgctggttgtcatctatgaaataCCCCATTGGCcacctcgctcgttgggctttacgccttcaagagcatgacatacgtgttatttatcgctcgggacgtgaacattcagacgccgatgccctatcccgttctccgctgccgtctgacctactttgcttacgaacttccacctgcgattcgtcgtccctcagcatcaccgacatgccggccgagcaacgcaaggatccctggatcgcttctctgcttgacgttctctctcaccgttcgcttgaatctgtttcacgcaccattcgtcgtcaagcgcatcactttgtcgttcgtgaaggcttgttgtaccaCCGCAATTACCTAACTGATGGCCGCAgatggctgcttgttatcccccgtcatctgcgctcggacatatgcaccgccttccacgatgatcctcaatgcggccacgctggcgtattcaagacctactcccgcctacgcctgaggtattactggcgcggcatgtatcgatacaatcgccagtacgtgcgatcatgcctttcgtgccaacgccgcaagactccccctcatagcaccgctagtcctctacaacctttaccgtgccctacaagaccatttgaccgcgttggcattgatctttacggtcccctccccaacactcctgcgggcaaccggtggatcactgtcgccgtcgaccatctcacacggtacgctgaaacatctgcgctgccagctgccaccgctatagacgtcgctcgcttccttcttcgccgcctcattttgcgacatggtgcgcctcgtgaattattaagcgatcgtggccgcgtctttctctcaaacgctattgaggcactgctccaagaatgccgcattgttcaccgcaccacctctgcgtaccatccgcaaacaaacggcatgacggagcgtttcaaccgcacccttggagatatgcttgcgatgtacgtgtccgatgatcactccaattgggaccgggtgctccccttcatcacgtacgcctataactctgcgccacaagctaccaccggcttctctcctttttttcttcaatatggacgtgaaccatcctgttccatggacaccattctcccctaccgacccgatgtctctgaagcctcgcccgtttccgaagcggctgcttatgctgaagagtgtagtcaactggctcgctcgtttaccgcgcaagaccaatgtcgccaaaaatctcgccatgacgaatccgcatctagcgcccactattccccgggaatgctagtttggctctgggtcccgtccactactcccggcctttcgaccaagcttctctcgaattaccacggtccctaccgagtagtcgagcaaacatctccggtcaactacatcatcgagccgctcgagccatcttccgaccaccgctgccgagggcgtgaaacagttcacgtcactcggctgaaaccgtgctacgaccctcctgtgctttcaatcccctaagtcgccaggttggctcctttccgcgtggggagtgattgtaccggagcacatcggcaccagctctgtgccagccagtgtgtggaagaagacgttgacgatcgtgtggttcgcgctaggtcggttttcaacgatccggcttgttgAACCGCTttgtcaagtctacctgcaaaatactcttgttgcaatatatatgGAATTTCTCTCTCAGGAATTTCTTTATTCTCCAAGATTCCGTGCCACGACGACAAAGACGTCGCGGCTCGTAGTGCATGATGGTGATATGTGTTTACACACGCGGTGTTCAATGCAGCACCAGATGAACCTGGTTGATGAGCGTGTTTCGATAGCGGTCCCTATGCAGCTTGGCTAACGTCTTTCTCCTCTTCCACCTGGTTATCGGCCCGGCATCCGTGGTTCACCGCAAGAGCTCGGGTCATTTCCCCGCTGGCAGatgaagcccgccgggcgagtcagtcATCTCGCGGATTGTAACGCCTCAGACGCGCGATGTGTGCCATTTCAgccttggccgagcgtcgtccacTGCTCGTGAGACGCGCAATGCGATAGTTCACTTCGCTTAGGCGCTCCAGAATAACGTAGGGGTCGACGAAGTGggcgagaaacttctggcacaagccacgcttccaCAACGGtgtccagagccacacaagttCACCAGGAGCGAAGTAAACGTGGCGGTGACGCCCGTCATAGCGTATCTTGGACCGATCCTGCGATGCCAGGGTGCGTAGCCTAGCgaggcgtcgcgcttcttctgctcgactGCGGATCTCATCAATTGACTCGTTGTCATGGGCGAAGTGGGGCAATATGGTATCGAGGGTGTAGCGCGGCGGGCTAGCATAAAGAAGGAAAAGTGGTGAGTAACCAGtagtctcgtgtctcgcggtattgaaggcataggtaatgaaaggcaagatactgtcccaattcttgtgtgctgaatcgacgtacatggacagcatgttggcaagcgttctgtttgtgcactcgaccagaccattagtttgtggatggtagagCGTAGAATGACGGAAGCTACATGAACGCAGACGAAGGGTTTCTTCAACTACGTCCGCGGTAAactgtcgcccacgatcgctgattactATGCGAGGAGGGCCATGTCGGAGTATATCGTAAGTCACCAAGAAGATAGAAACTTCTGTAGCTGTGGCCGATGGCAACGCGGCGGTCTCACAATAGCGGGTAAGTTGATCTACTCAAacgataacccaacgattgccgtTGGAGGATCGCGGGAAAGGGCCCAAAAGATatataccaacttgctcaaaggggacGCTAGAAGGGCAAACTGGTTGAAGTAGGCCGTGTGGCGCTTGTGGAGTACGCTTGTAGCGCTGGCATTGAAAGCAGCTGGCGACGTACCGTTCGATATCCTTCCGCATCTTAAgtcagtaaaaacgttcttgagcccTGTAGAGCGTGCGTGTGGAACCAAGATGACCAGAAGTtgggtcatcgtgcatggcgtatAATACTTGGGTGCGAAGGTTCTTGGGGACAACTAGAAGGTAGCGTGCACCGGTGGTCGAGTAGCCCTTCTTATACAGCGCGCCACCATCACGTAGGCAAAAGCGACTGCCTGCAGGTGACTCCTGTGCTGCCGCGAAAAGCGGTTGTAAGCTCTCGTCCTTATGCTGCTCGGATATGACGGTACCCATATCCGGAAATTCCGGGGACACAAAAGCGATCAAAGTTGTCCGCATCGCATTCAGTTGTTGgaagtggcatccgagagagacaatcagcgtcagcatgtcGCCGGCCACTTTTGTAGCAAATAACGAAATTGTAATCCTGTAAGCGGAGGGCCCAGCGTGCTAGTCGTCCTGAAGGATCCCGCAAATGATGATCTTTTGTCACAGTGAAGGGGTGTGATAACGCATCCGCAGAGATACGAACGAAACCGTTGCGCTGCGAAGATGACCACCAGACACTCTTGATCGGTCACTGTGTAGTTGCACTCGGAGTGGATCAAGGACCAGCTATcgtacgagatcacgtgctcactgtcgccaatacgctgaactagcacagcaccgatgcctacGCCACCAGCATCGGTGTGAATCTCAGTTGGTGATGAAGGATGGAAGTGGCGAAGAATTGGTTGGGACGTCAACAggaacttcagctggcgaaacgATGAGTCGCAATCTGCAGTCCACTCAATGGGAACGCCTTTTTGTAGAAGGCGTGTAAGGGGATGAGCCATGTCAGCAAACCTGGGAATGAATTGGCGAAAGTAGGAGcaaagcccaagaaacttcttaactgcttgacagagttaggtaccttaaatgcttctacggccgcagtatttttttatctggtcggatgccttctttagcgaccatatgtccgagcgcaagagtttgtcgttccccaaaatggcatttttttatttagacaCAAGACCCGCTTTCTCCAAGCAGTTCAATACCAAGTCCAAACGTTTGTTGTGCTCACTGAACGTTCgcccgaagatcacaacgtcgtctaagtagcatatgcaaacttcccatttcaagccgcTTAATatcgtgtccatgaacctttctaACGTTTTGcacaacccgaaaggcatcacgtttAACTCAAGTAGTCCGTCGGGCGTTAGaaatgctgtcttttctctgtcgttcatgtgcataggaatttgccagtaacctgaccgtaaatcaacagaggaaaagtaagatgctgcaaagaggcagtcgatggcatcgtcaattcATGGAAGCGGATATATATCTTTCATAGTAACGGCGTTTAGgcgacgataatcaacgcagaaccgccacgtaccgtctttcttcttcaccaatatcacgGGGACTGCCCAAGGACTAGCTGATTCTCGAATGACGCCTTTGCATAGCATTTTTTGGACTTGATCGCTGATATCTTGCGTTCTGActgggacacacgatagggtttttgtcggaTTGGCTGGGCGGCTCCTTTGTTGATGCGGTGACGAGTTCTGGACGCAGGAATCGATGGCGGTCCGTCgtgctgcgcaaagtcgaatacagAGGAGTGTTTCGTAAGCAGGGCCATCAACACTCGACGCTCGTGATCACTGACTGATTTATCAATCATGGAAAGCATATTCGTACTCCCGGGGCTCGAGACACTGGTTGCGCATCCATCGGGTAGCTCTGTAAGTACAGCGACCGATATGGGCGAGTCTTCCTGAAACATGGCAAGCTTTAGGCTTTGAGGTAGCACTGCCGCTTCAGTGAAACAGTTCAGCGCCCACAGCCCCGCGCATCCATTGGTCACTGAGGCCACGCAGTGAGGAACTAAAACGTTTTTCTTCAGGCAGTTCCGATGCACAGGTTCAACTGCAGCATCGAACGAGATACGAGTCGGAGATGAACAGGCGACGGAAACACGCATCGCGGATAAGGCGGGCACACCTGTATGATCAGACACTCAAAACACACCTTCCGGTTCCGGGCAAGGcgctccttcaaagagcacaggcgAAACACTGGTGCCAACACTGAGTTCTCCCGTCcggcagtcaacattggcaccacacaattgCAAAAAGTCAATCCCCTGAATCACGTCATGCGAGGAGCGAGGAAGAACAGTAAACTCTTCATTAAAGATTCTCCCACCCAAAGAAACATCCACATTACACACACCAACCgggtataatgattcaccactgaCTCCACGGAAACTTGTGCACTGGTCCCAACGAAACATAACCTTGCTTCCCAGAAGGCCTTTAAGCCCCACACTCATGACTGAGACAGTTGctcccgtgtcgactaaagccattgtAAATACCCCATCAATCAGTACATGAACCTTATTCTTAAGCATAAAAATAGTTGGAGGCAGTTGAGTCCAGCGACCTCATCTATATCGGCCGCGCTGTCTAGTTTCCCGGCGGGCGCGACACGAAACGGCGCCGAGGCGATGGTGACGTGAATCGTGGCCGAGGAGATGGTGATCGGGAGATTCGGAAGGCTGGTGGTGGCGTCAGAGTGCGGTTGGAGGCAGGGGAGTGGTAGCGGTTCGGGTTCTTTCTTCTCCAACGTATGTCTCCTGGGCGGTGCGTCGGTCCTCTCGGAAGTGGCTTCCTGAAGTGGAGTCTCCTGGCCACTGAGTGCGCAGTGTACGACCGCTAGGCCACATAGTCGGCGCTGACGGTCCGTCTTTCGATGCTCGGCGTCGGCTACAGTACCTAGCTATGTGGCCAGGCATGCCGCAGAAGTAACACACTAGCAAAGGGCGAACTTCAGAATGCAGATTAAAGTATTCTGCCGAAGACATCAGTTGAGGGTAACGAGGCTCTTCCCCTTGAAAGTCGTAAGTAGCGGCAAGTCTTCGTGGACGAAAGTTGCGCGGGCGTGGATCAAAACCGTTGAGGGGGCCAATCATTGCATGGTGGTTCGGTCATGTCGTAATGCGGTTCGTCTCTGGAGCAATCAAGATCCGCGATGTTCACCAAGTGGCTCTAAGTAGCCGAAGGGGGTTGCCCAAAGAGTGTCTCGGAAAACGGAGGAGCTGCAATGTGGCGCCGCATAACGTGCCTGTTCTTCTTGCCGCTGGAGCTCCTCGCGGACTATCTGGCGAATGGCGGACGAAATGTCTGCGTGCGGAGGACTCGTGTCAACACTTGCCATGGTCGTTACGTTGGCCAGCCGTCCCAACTTTGGTGTAATTCGGCgagtcttcagcgcctcgaatgtacggcagtgccgtatcagttctgatacactgaatgactacagacgactgtcaaaacgcttacAGCAAgtgcatacgccgcagcgggcgaaggtacgtgcggtctatcgcttcaacggaaactgagcggcgaatgcacagtgcataaaggtcagagctgtgtggagatacgagacggtgcgggcgagcgacgagcgcggttgttggcagagtagaagtgcgcccccccccccgctccctccggcgctggcttcccgttgccttgcttgcgcgtgggagactgagtgcgttttctccgtgatagcgcgcgtccccgcacgcttccgctcgggcatagggcgcgcggcgaagattttatctatacggaacctcacggcgacggcgacgccgacggcgacgccgacggcagaaatccggtttaagtgtccatataattgctatcgcaataaaacagtttcAGTACCATCCAAAAGACTATGGCTAGTAATTAAGACACCGGTTAAAACATGCAACCACTAAAACTAAGCTGGTAGCTTCTCTCGTGCGTCCCTTACTGGAATGTGCTAACGTGGTCTGGGATCCACACACTAAAATGGATATAAAAAGTATTGAGGGAGTTCA harbors:
- the LOC119462577 gene encoding probable 4-coumarate--CoA ligase 3, yielding MRGYYKMPRETAEVVDANGWCRTGDLAFYDESGRVHIVERLKEMIKCMDNQVAPAELEELILSSCPAVADVAVVGLPHPDYGEAPTAFVTLKPGQDISEKDIKTVVAENLATYKQLLGGVYFPASLPRTESGKLLRSVLRTDPNYRMRSEHVAAS